A window of the Bombina bombina isolate aBomBom1 chromosome 3, aBomBom1.pri, whole genome shotgun sequence genome harbors these coding sequences:
- the LOC128651900 gene encoding acyl-CoA:lysophosphatidylglycerol acyltransferase 1-like — translation MAITVDRIRNMGFLILRMVLRFSFMVIYNMVAIPTYVLYLIALQPVRLINRKLFWSIEGLMFKWLLAMVASWGWAAGYTVVEWGDNVHSITEDKAVMLVNHQATGDVCTLMFCLQDKGLVVRQMMWLMDHIFKYTNFGVVSLVHGYFFIRQDKAYRDQQLVLLKRHLEMYYRSRDRKWIILFPEGGFFRKRRETRQMYAKKNNLPFLRHVTLPRLGAMQVILNTLQTQQENGILAGGESSLLDRKPKGLQWVIDTTIGYPNADPMDIQTWILGYREPMITHVYYRIYPIKDIPMETEALTDWLYQRFVEKEELLSHFYETGALPPPQGQKKAVSREMKLNQWLFLVQCLAFLSGYMWYCVLHYLYKCLF, via the exons ATGGCCATCACTGTGGATCGTATCAGAAATATGGGATTTCTTATACTGAGAATGGTCCTAAGATTTTCCTTTATGGTCATATACAACATGGTTGCTATTCCAACCTATGTATTATATTTGATAGCTCTGCAACCTGTCAGACTAATAAACAGAAAACTATTCTGGTCTATTGAAGGATTAATGTTTAAATGGCTTTTAGCAATGGTCGCCTCTTGGGGTTGGGCCGCTGGATATAC AGTTGTTGAATGGGGAGATAATGTGCACTCAATTACAGAAGACAAAGCTGTAATGCTGGTGAATCATCAAGCAACAGGGGACGTCTGCACACTTATGTTTTGTCTCCAGGACAAAGGCTTGGTGGTTCGGCAAATGATGTGGCTGATGGATCATATATTCAAATACACAAATTTTGGGGTGGTATCTCTTGTACATGGGTATTTCTTTATCCGACAAGATAAAGCTTACCGTGACCAGCAGCTTGTTCTCCTTAAGCGACACCTAGAGATGTACTATAGGAGCCGGGATCGTAAATGGATAATTTTGTTTCCAGAGGGTGGCTTTTTCAGGAAAAGAAGGGAAACAAGACAAATGTACGCCAAGAAAAATAACTTGCCGTTTCTTAGGCATGTCACTCTTCCAAGACTGGGTGCTATGCAAGTTATCTTAAATACATTACAGACGCAGCAGGAAAATGGTATACTTGCTGGTGGAGAATCTTCTTTATTGGACAGAAAACCTAAAGGCCTGCAGTGGGTTATAGACACCACCATTGGATACCCGAATGCTGACCCTATGGACATCCAAACCTGGATTTTAGGCTACAGGGAACCAATGATCACACACGTGTACTACAGAATCTATCCAATCAAAGATATACCGATGGAGACAGAAGCATTGACAGATTGGTTATATCAACGGTTCGTTGAAAAGGAGGAGCTCTTGTCACATTTTTATGAAACAGGTGCTTTACCACCCCCACAGGGCCAAAAGAAAGCAGTATCAAGAGAGATGAAACTTAACCAGTGGCTTTTCCTGGTACAGTGTCTGGCGTTCTTGTCAGGCTACATGTGGTACTGCGTTCTTCACTATTTGTATAAGTGCTTATTTTGA